The genomic interval GCGCCGGTGTTCGACACGATCAGGCGAGCCGTTCCAGCTGACGTGTCGGTGCGCACCTCGGTCGTGCCGCCTTGCGCCAGATTGTGTCGGATGCTGTTCTGCAGCAGGTTCACGATGAGCTGACGCATCAGCACCGGCTCGGCGCCCACCGGCGCCCGTGACAGATCCAGGCGCAGATCCACTCCGCGCTCGGCCGCCTCCGCGCGGCAGGCCGTCGCGATCTCTTCGACGAGAGAGCCGAGGTCGACGCGCTCCAGGTGCACCGGGGATGCCTCCACCCTCGCTAGCTCGAGCAGCGCCTGAGCCGTCTGGATGCCGCGCTCATTCATCATCCGCAGCCGCTCGAAGACCTCTGCATCGTCGGATGCCGGATGCTGCGCGATCGCGACATCGAGCATCGCCCGGTTGGTCGCCAGTGGCGTCAGCAGCTCGTGCGAGGCGTTGGCGGCGAAACGACGGGATGCCGCGAAGGAACGCTCCAGCCGCGCCAGCATCTCGTCGAAGTTCGTCGCGAGCTCTGAGATCTCGTCCCGCGGCCCCTCCAGCCCGATGCGCTGGCCGAGATCGCCGTGTGCGGCACGCTCGACCGCGTCGTTGATGTCACGCAGCGGGCGCAGCATCCGTCCCGCGACCGCCCAGCCGACCGCCACGCCGATGATGCCGAGCACCACCAGTACGACGACGGAGACGATCAGCAGCACGTTCAGCATCTGATCGGCCGACGTGATCAGCAGCTCCCGGGCGGGGGTCGTGATCTCTGCCGCGTCTGTGGCGCCCGTCTCGCTCGGCGGCGGGGTGGGTTCCGCGGGGACTGCGGGGACGGATGCGCCAGGCTCCAGCGCGTACGTCGGCACGAAGCGCATGAAGATGTACACGAGCGTGAGCATCACCACGCCCGAGCCGATCAGCAGGGCGGAATAGGTCAGCGCGAGTCGGGTGCGCACCGTCACCCGGTAACGGCGGGTGACGGGTGCGGGCTCAGCGCTCGTCGGCGATGGCATAGCCTGCCCCCGAGATCGTCGTGATGATGTCGGGATCGACGAGTTTGCGTCGAAGGTTGCTGATGGTGACCTTGACCGTGTGCGTGAAGGGGTTCGCGTTCTCGTCCCAGGCCTTCTCGAGCAGCGTCTCGGCACTGACCACTCCGCCGTCGGCGCGCAGCAGCAGCTCAAGGACGGCGAACTCTTTGCGGGTGAGGTGCACGGGTCGGCCGTCGCACGTCACCTCGTGCCGGAACGGATCGAGGCGGATGCCACGTCGCGAGAGCACCGGCGGCACCGCACTGAAGCGGCGGCGGCTGAGAGCGCGCACTCTGGCGATCAGCTCTGCGAACTCGAACGGCTTCGCGAGGTAGTCGTCCGCACCGATTCCGAGCCCCTCGACGCGGTCATCGAGGTCTCCGGCCGCGGTGAGCATCATGATGGCGGGGCGATCGGGACTCTGATTGAGGATCTGGCACACCTCGTC from Microbacterium sp. H1-D42 carries:
- a CDS encoding response regulator transcription factor; the encoded protein is MRVLIVEDEEFLADAISARLKMEAIAADVAGDGEAALEAVDVNDYDVVLLDRDLPGIHGDEVCQILNQSPDRPAIMMLTAAGDLDDRVEGLGIGADDYLAKPFEFAELIARVRALSRRRFSAVPPVLSRRGIRLDPFRHEVTCDGRPVHLTRKEFAVLELLLRADGGVVSAETLLEKAWDENANPFTHTVKVTISNLRRKLVDPDIITTISGAGYAIADER
- a CDS encoding HAMP domain-containing sensor histidine kinase, translated to MPSPTSAEPAPVTRRYRVTVRTRLALTYSALLIGSGVVMLTLVYIFMRFVPTYALEPGASVPAVPAEPTPPPSETGATDAAEITTPARELLITSADQMLNVLLIVSVVVLVVLGIIGVAVGWAVAGRMLRPLRDINDAVERAAHGDLGQRIGLEGPRDEISELATNFDEMLARLERSFAASRRFAANASHELLTPLATNRAMLDVAIAQHPASDDAEVFERLRMMNERGIQTAQALLELARVEASPVHLERVDLGSLVEEIATACRAEAAERGVDLRLDLSRAPVGAEPVLMRQLIVNLLQNSIRHNLAQGGTTEVRTDTSAGTARLIVSNTGAQLSPEAVAELVEPFVRGQGRRSTTASEGHGLGLSIVAAIVERFGGELDLAARDGGGLRVTATFPAR